One segment of Treponema pectinovorum DNA contains the following:
- a CDS encoding valine--pyruvate transaminase produces the protein MNFSDFGNKLCSKSGILQLMDDIGRPLPKGVKPYRLGGGNPAMIPEISAMYRNEMNKIMQNGDEFEKLIGLYDSPQGRMLFIETVAEYLSKAYGWNITAENVAITNGSQSACFYLFNLLSGTFTEGTNTIKKKVVFPLAPEYIGYCDQSIEEDTFVSIPATWQEYGENSFKYHVNFDLLEDYMQKNHNIGALCVTRPTNPTGNVLTDDEIEKLSSISKRYMIPLVIDNAYGLPWPNIIFTDSATPYYDENIILSMSLSKIGLPSLRTGIIIAPKQIVTALSNLNAIASLASGSFGQALAEDLIKNGTLVENAKNFVRPYYEKKSKKALESFKRHFDSTPYSVHKSEGSIFQWLLMKDLKIPTLEFYSRLKEKGVIVVPGEYFFFGNDKKFLPPIENHPHYSKCLRINYGGDEKEVDEGIKIIAETYKNFM, from the coding sequence ATGAATTTTAGCGATTTTGGAAATAAACTTTGCAGCAAATCAGGAATTTTACAGTTGATGGACGACATTGGCCGCCCTCTGCCAAAAGGTGTAAAACCCTACAGGCTCGGTGGCGGAAACCCTGCGATGATTCCAGAAATCTCTGCAATGTATCGAAACGAAATGAATAAGATAATGCAAAACGGTGATGAATTTGAAAAACTTATAGGACTTTACGATAGCCCTCAAGGAAGGATGCTATTCATCGAAACAGTTGCAGAATATCTTTCAAAAGCTTATGGCTGGAACATAACTGCGGAAAATGTTGCAATAACAAACGGAAGTCAAAGCGCTTGTTTTTATCTTTTTAATCTTCTTTCTGGAACTTTTACAGAGGGAACTAATACAATCAAAAAAAAGGTAGTTTTTCCGCTTGCACCAGAATACATAGGCTATTGCGATCAATCGATAGAAGAAGACACTTTTGTAAGCATTCCTGCAACCTGGCAAGAATACGGTGAAAACAGTTTTAAATATCACGTCAATTTCGATTTGCTCGAAGATTATATGCAAAAAAATCATAATATCGGAGCTCTTTGCGTAACCCGCCCGACAAACCCAACAGGAAACGTTTTAACAGACGATGAAATCGAAAAACTTTCTTCAATTTCAAAACGATATATGATTCCGCTTGTAATCGACAATGCGTATGGCTTACCCTGGCCAAATATCATCTTTACAGATTCTGCAACTCCTTATTACGACGAAAACATAATACTTTCGATGAGTTTAAGCAAAATAGGGCTACCTTCATTACGGACAGGAATAATAATCGCACCAAAACAAATCGTAACAGCACTTTCAAACCTGAATGCAATCGCTTCCCTTGCAAGCGGTTCTTTTGGGCAGGCACTTGCAGAAGATTTGATAAAAAACGGAACTCTTGTCGAAAATGCAAAGAATTTTGTGCGCCCGTATTACGAAAAAAAATCGAAAAAAGCGTTGGAGTCTTTTAAAAGGCATTTTGATTCAACACCTTACAGCGTGCACAAGAGCGAAGGTTCAATCTTCCAGTGGCTTTTGATGAAAGACCTAAAAATCCCGACTCTTGAGTTCTATTCCAGATTAAAAGAAAAAGGAGTCATCGTAGTTCCTGGCGAATATTTTTTCTTTGGAAACGACAAAAAATTCCTTCCGCCAATCGAAAATCATCCGCACTATTCAAAGTGCCTGCGCATAAATTACGGTGGCGACGAAAAGGAAGTTGACGAAGGCATAAAAATCATTGCAGAAACCTATAAAAACTTTATGTAA
- a CDS encoding outer membrane lipoprotein-sorting protein, whose translation MKKIISKFLALSFTISLFAMDGKEVVQKALDVKDPAFTQSAVQMDLIEKNGAKETRLVRQYGRSKDGIKAVVMVFLSPASVKDTRFLLQENKGNSPDDKFIYLPDLRSTRRVSTAEGSKSFMGTDASYDDLSTRDIDVDTHELLKEETKNGFNCYVVKSKAINPSDSQYGWRIQWIDKETWVPVYAELYDKKGELLKVLTVEKLEKITGESGQSYDIPTLNSMKNVQTGHETKLEIKKIVVDKPIPDRVFTQNFLNTGK comes from the coding sequence ATGAAAAAAATTATTTCAAAGTTTTTAGCATTGAGTTTTACAATTTCTCTCTTTGCAATGGACGGAAAAGAAGTTGTACAAAAAGCATTGGACGTAAAAGACCCTGCATTTACACAAAGTGCAGTTCAGATGGATTTGATTGAAAAAAATGGTGCTAAAGAAACCAGACTGGTTCGCCAATATGGGCGTTCAAAAGACGGAATCAAAGCGGTGGTTATGGTATTTTTAAGCCCAGCTTCTGTAAAAGACACCAGATTTTTGTTGCAAGAAAATAAAGGCAACTCTCCAGACGACAAATTTATCTATCTGCCAGATTTGCGTTCAACAAGAAGAGTTTCTACAGCAGAAGGTTCAAAATCATTTATGGGAACAGACGCTTCATACGATGACCTTTCAACAAGGGATATTGATGTAGACACCCATGAACTTTTAAAAGAAGAGACAAAAAACGGTTTTAACTGCTACGTTGTAAAATCTAAAGCGATAAATCCTTCCGACAGTCAATATGGCTGGAGAATCCAATGGATTGATAAGGAAACTTGGGTTCCTGTTTATGCGGAACTTTATGACAAAAAAGGAGAATTATTAAAAGTTTTGACTGTCGAAAAACTGGAAAAGATAACAGGAGAATCTGGACAATCTTACGATATTCCAACTTTAAACAGCATGAAAAACGTACAGACAGGACACGAAACAAAACTCGAAATCAAAAAAATTGTAGTAGACAAACCAATTCCAGATAGAGTATTCACACAAAACTTTTTAAACACTGGAAAATAA
- a CDS encoding efflux RND transporter permease subunit, protein MLKKLLHHPKIIMTTSIILTILLAIPLSTIRIESSIRQFFPQNHEAYRRLNKTEDKFGSMINIGVSFETQGETILTKEYVETIRKITSDLENVPNTSNIQSLVNIDYIEGNNGTINVAPVLEKDISEPITDDDLALIQERLTAWEDMYNLVVISKDGKGTQLALNVDPNVDLATQQEALKQVRSIVMEDVKGTDLDVKIYGDPVISEDAKSYLLSDLTVLIPLVILVVLISLYFSFSTMDGTILPLITVLMSTVWSVGIMALTGIEFSLVSSVIPVALIGCGSAYGIHVLTHYYIAVDKQTEINKKEKKEFTKESHLQTIIQGLDNVWIAVLLSAVTTVVGFISLVTSPIRPLFSFAIFTALGICFSLLLSVTVIPAMLSFKKIENIGKRSRRMERITAKVKRRLEKVETSKIKKETAMIIASDMSDDQKFDATITTLKRAVDDQGLGGTLYSIYHFFCGTKPRMIIFSVIIVIFSALGLSELVIDTSMVNYFPKSSRLRQDINYVNENFAGTNAVYLLIKSPASIKKEEAQKLYDEADSLRKSFEGKEIDEATKNKIEDLTQKADSLLAESRTLPDMTNPQALKAVDNMEKWITDKYPLVGKAVSYTDSIKRINQTWNAPGAQLASEETSSTGEAFEDDLGDFDFADDLGDFGQGVSTVETQQQVDFTDPNKAYQEKLEQNLTGKDIQDLLAKAYSLAGGKRATVEDFVKTLQREMNYNGSAFYEIPYEPEKYMKAKREELSGIISNYTMMLGDSMKRFTDDQTNYTPTEIRMQVQIKTNSTQEVGKMLKGFEKYAKSHLPEGYFMEATGEGEMEYVMTNLVVSSQTTSLLMSLLLVFIIISISFKSAIAGFIGVIPLAFTIILNYMVMGFTGIKLDLITSIIASVAIGVGIDYTIHFMTEYKSLRQKSDNLEYCTKETFRSSGAGIITNALAVGLGFLVLCFSKFVVLRYIGILVAIVMFTSSTLAMTVIPGLFNLFDPQFLHKGKPKAWATTDSTEN, encoded by the coding sequence ATGTTAAAAAAGCTACTACATCACCCAAAAATCATTATGACAACAAGCATAATCCTTACAATTTTGCTTGCAATTCCACTTTCTACGATAAGGATAGAAAGTTCTATCCGCCAGTTTTTTCCGCAAAATCACGAAGCATACAGACGCCTTAACAAAACTGAAGACAAATTTGGAAGCATGATAAACATAGGAGTTTCCTTTGAAACACAGGGAGAAACTATACTTACAAAAGAATACGTTGAAACTATAAGAAAGATTACAAGTGATCTTGAAAATGTTCCCAACACTTCAAATATTCAATCGCTTGTAAATATTGACTACATAGAAGGCAACAACGGCACAATCAATGTTGCCCCTGTTTTAGAAAAAGATATTTCCGAGCCAATTACAGATGATGATCTTGCTTTAATTCAAGAAAGGCTTACCGCTTGGGAAGATATGTACAACCTCGTAGTTATAAGCAAGGACGGAAAAGGAACTCAACTTGCATTAAACGTAGATCCAAATGTTGACCTTGCAACACAGCAAGAAGCGTTAAAACAAGTTCGCTCAATTGTCATGGAAGATGTAAAAGGTACTGATTTGGATGTAAAGATTTATGGTGATCCTGTAATTTCTGAAGACGCAAAATCTTATCTTTTGTCAGACCTTACGGTTTTAATTCCTCTTGTAATTCTTGTAGTTTTAATATCGCTTTATTTTTCATTCAGCACGATGGACGGCACAATTCTTCCTCTAATAACAGTATTGATGAGTACAGTTTGGTCTGTTGGAATTATGGCTTTAACTGGAATTGAATTTTCTCTCGTTTCTTCTGTAATTCCTGTAGCACTGATAGGTTGTGGTTCAGCATACGGTATACACGTTTTAACGCACTATTATATCGCGGTAGACAAACAGACAGAAATAAACAAAAAAGAAAAAAAAGAATTTACAAAAGAAAGCCATTTGCAAACGATAATACAAGGTCTTGATAACGTTTGGATTGCAGTTCTGCTTTCTGCGGTTACAACCGTTGTAGGTTTTATATCACTTGTTACAAGCCCTATTCGTCCTCTGTTTAGTTTTGCAATTTTTACCGCATTAGGAATTTGTTTTTCATTATTGCTTTCTGTAACGGTCATTCCTGCGATGCTTTCTTTTAAAAAGATTGAAAACATCGGAAAGCGAAGTCGTCGCATGGAAAGAATTACAGCAAAGGTAAAACGCCGCCTTGAAAAAGTTGAAACTTCAAAAATCAAAAAAGAAACCGCAATGATAATCGCTTCTGATATGAGCGACGACCAAAAATTTGATGCGACAATCACTACTCTAAAAAGAGCTGTAGATGACCAAGGCTTAGGCGGAACTTTATACAGCATCTATCATTTTTTCTGTGGCACAAAACCAAGGATGATAATTTTTTCGGTAATAATTGTCATTTTTTCTGCTTTAGGTCTTTCAGAATTGGTAATTGACACTTCGATGGTAAACTACTTTCCAAAAAGCAGCCGTCTAAGACAGGATATAAACTATGTAAACGAAAATTTTGCTGGAACAAATGCAGTCTATCTTTTGATAAAATCCCCAGCTTCAATAAAAAAAGAAGAAGCACAAAAACTTTACGATGAGGCAGATTCGCTCAGGAAATCTTTTGAAGGTAAAGAAATTGATGAAGCAACAAAAAACAAAATTGAAGATTTAACACAAAAAGCTGATTCACTGCTTGCAGAAAGTCGCACCCTGCCAGATATGACAAATCCACAAGCTCTAAAAGCGGTCGACAATATGGAAAAATGGATTACAGATAAATATCCGCTTGTTGGAAAAGCAGTGTCTTACACGGATTCCATAAAAAGAATAAACCAGACTTGGAATGCTCCTGGTGCACAGCTTGCAAGCGAAGAAACTTCATCCACAGGCGAAGCATTTGAAGATGATCTGGGAGACTTTGACTTTGCAGATGACCTTGGAGATTTTGGGCAAGGAGTTTCTACAGTAGAAACACAGCAACAAGTGGATTTTACAGATCCAAACAAAGCGTATCAAGAAAAGCTGGAGCAGAATTTGACAGGAAAAGATATTCAGGATTTGCTTGCAAAAGCATATTCGCTTGCAGGTGGAAAAAGAGCAACTGTTGAAGATTTTGTAAAAACTTTGCAAAGAGAGATGAATTATAACGGCAGTGCTTTCTATGAAATTCCTTATGAACCAGAAAAATACATGAAAGCAAAGCGCGAAGAACTGTCTGGCATAATTTCCAACTATACTATGATGCTTGGCGACTCAATGAAGCGTTTTACAGATGACCAGACAAACTATACCCCAACAGAAATAAGAATGCAGGTTCAAATAAAAACCAATTCTACGCAGGAAGTTGGGAAGATGTTAAAAGGTTTTGAAAAATATGCAAAATCTCATCTACCAGAAGGATACTTTATGGAAGCAACTGGCGAAGGCGAAATGGAATACGTTATGACAAACCTTGTAGTTTCCAGCCAGACAACTTCCCTTTTAATGTCGCTCTTGTTGGTTTTCATAATAATTTCTATAAGCTTTAAATCTGCTATTGCAGGTTTTATAGGTGTAATTCCTCTGGCATTTACAATCATCTTAAACTATATGGTCATGGGCTTTACAGGAATTAAACTCGATTTGATAACGAGCATAATTGCCTCTGTTGCGATTGGTGTTGGAATAGATTATACGATTCACTTTATGACTGAATATAAATCGCTGCGTCAAAAAAGCGACAATCTCGAATACTGCACAAAAGAAACTTTCCGTTCCAGTGGCGCCGGAATAATAACAAATGCGCTTGCGGTTGGACTTGGATTTTTGGTTTTGTGCTTTAGCAAATTCGTCGTATTACGCTACATTGGAATACTCGTTGCAATAGTTATGTTTACAAGCTCAACTCTTGCTATGACAGTAATTCCGGGGCTTTTTAACCTGTTTGACCCACAATTTTTGCACAAAGGAAAGCCAAAAGCATGGGCAACAACCGATTCTACAGAAAATTAA
- a CDS encoding ArsR/SmtB family transcription factor encodes MIHKEKMQSAIKNFEECSPLFTALGDKVRQKLILDLADAGFKGINVQNLAAKSLLSRPAISHHLKLLKDAGIVDLTKKGTESFYRLCIVDKLPIFKRLIEDIESIIADMDDDERKFFYRKTSE; translated from the coding sequence ATGATACACAAAGAAAAGATGCAGTCGGCTATAAAAAATTTTGAAGAATGTAGTCCGCTTTTTACCGCCTTGGGCGATAAGGTAAGACAAAAATTGATTTTGGATCTTGCCGATGCAGGATTTAAAGGAATAAATGTTCAAAATTTAGCCGCAAAGAGCCTTTTAAGCAGGCCAGCAATAAGTCATCACCTTAAGTTACTAAAAGATGCAGGGATTGTGGACTTAACAAAAAAAGGAACAGAAAGTTTTTATAGGCTTTGCATTGTCGATAAATTGCCAATTTTTAAAAGGCTCATAGAAGATATTGAAAGCATAATAGCCGACATGGACGATGATGAAAGAAAATTTTTTTATAGAAAAACAAGCGAATAG
- a CDS encoding CCA tRNA nucleotidyltransferase encodes MRIPDELKKMNEIFAANGFEAYLVGGAVRDILLGKKASDWDITTNAKPQDVTKLFKKVIPTGIAHGTVTVFFMKKQIEVTTYRFDEGYSDGRHPDKVIFSSSLKDDLGRRDFTMNAIAASLKDGHIEDPYDGQKDIKNKIIKTVGNAHERFLEDGLRPVRCLRFASQLDFSIEKDTYSAIFEDEIQKKIASISLERFRDELIKIMESPLPSKALFMMEETGILKQFIPELAQCRGVTQEDVRGFHHYDVFDHSVYSCDGAPQDNYIVRLAALLHDVGKVDARTVSIEENPFKKGEKVELIHFWRHEEYSEKKAEKILTRLKFSNVQIGKICHLIKEHMFYFEPTWTDSAVRRFIVRVGLDYIDDLFALRIADNYGKNREKAGPLSPVTKNILELKKRIQKIEQENSALSLKDLAVNGKDLISLGIKPGKKIGIILDELLQTVLDDPAMNEKEKLLKIAQNLK; translated from the coding sequence ATACGAATACCAGACGAATTAAAAAAAATGAATGAAATATTTGCCGCAAACGGTTTTGAAGCATATCTGGTAGGCGGCGCGGTTAGAGATATTTTGCTTGGGAAAAAAGCGAGCGACTGGGATATAACGACAAATGCAAAACCTCAAGATGTTACAAAGCTTTTTAAAAAAGTTATACCAACAGGAATTGCACATGGAACTGTAACCGTTTTTTTTATGAAAAAGCAGATAGAAGTTACAACGTACCGTTTTGACGAAGGTTATTCAGACGGAAGGCACCCTGACAAAGTAATTTTTTCATCTTCTTTAAAAGACGATTTAGGCAGGCGCGATTTTACGATGAATGCAATCGCGGCAAGCCTAAAAGATGGACACATAGAAGATCCTTACGATGGACAAAAAGACATTAAAAATAAAATCATAAAAACTGTAGGAAACGCACACGAAAGATTTTTAGAAGACGGCTTAAGACCTGTAAGATGCTTGAGATTTGCAAGTCAACTGGATTTTAGTATAGAAAAAGATACATATTCAGCGATATTTGAAGATGAAATTCAAAAAAAAATCGCTTCAATTTCGCTGGAACGTTTTAGGGATGAGCTCATAAAGATAATGGAAAGTCCCTTGCCTTCAAAAGCGCTTTTTATGATGGAAGAAACAGGAATTTTAAAACAGTTTATTCCAGAATTAGCGCAATGTCGCGGAGTAACACAAGAAGATGTACGGGGATTTCATCATTATGATGTTTTTGACCACAGCGTTTATTCATGCGATGGGGCTCCTCAAGACAATTATATAGTTCGCCTTGCAGCCTTGTTGCACGATGTCGGAAAAGTTGATGCAAGAACCGTATCGATAGAAGAAAATCCTTTTAAAAAAGGAGAAAAAGTGGAATTGATTCACTTTTGGAGACACGAAGAATATTCTGAAAAAAAAGCAGAAAAGATTTTGACAAGATTAAAATTTTCAAACGTACAGATTGGTAAAATTTGCCATCTGATAAAAGAACACATGTTTTATTTTGAGCCAACTTGGACAGACTCCGCAGTTAGAAGATTCATAGTTCGAGTTGGGCTTGATTATATCGACGACCTTTTTGCCCTTAGGATTGCAGACAATTACGGTAAAAATCGGGAAAAGGCAGGTCCTTTAAGTCCTGTTACAAAAAATATTTTGGAATTAAAAAAACGAATCCAAAAAATTGAACAAGAAAATTCTGCTTTAAGTTTAAAAGATTTAGCAGTAAATGGGAAAGATTTAATCTCACTAGGGATAAAACCTGGAAAAAAAATTGGAATAATCTTGGACGAACTTTTGCAAACCGTTCTCGACGACCCGGCCATGAACGAAAAAGAAAAACTTCTAAAAATCGCACAGAATCTAAAATAA
- the aroH gene encoding chorismate mutase codes for MRLYGIRGATGAQNTKESITKNIIELCSKIFKENKILAKDIVSIQFTLTKDLTVLNPASALRKGGDCGIDVSEVPLFCSQEVDIEGSPEKMIRVLITSYLEDEATVKPIYINGAEKLRPDLKIK; via the coding sequence ATGAGACTTTACGGAATTCGCGGAGCAACTGGCGCGCAAAACACAAAAGAATCTATCACAAAAAACATTATTGAACTTTGTTCTAAAATATTTAAAGAAAATAAGATTTTAGCAAAAGATATAGTTTCCATTCAATTTACGCTTACAAAAGATTTAACAGTGCTAAATCCTGCTTCTGCGCTTAGAAAAGGCGGGGATTGCGGAATAGATGTTTCTGAAGTTCCTCTTTTTTGCAGTCAAGAAGTCGATATCGAAGGTTCACCTGAAAAAATGATAAGGGTTTTAATAACTTCTTATCTTGAAGACGAGGCAACTGTAAAACCTATTTACATAAATGGTGCAGAAAAATTGCGCCCAGATTTAAAAATTAAATAA
- the mltG gene encoding endolytic transglycosylase MltG codes for MKKKSFTSKIFLILPIFVIFFLLGLSFVNLYVPLSLKKTEEKIRVEIPAGTSAKKIAHILKQKNLIRSEKFFYLSSRFPFVFAHSNPYSLKSGVYKISSDMSVKQILALLESGQNEYIKTVFPEGLTTSKIAEILQEKGVCSKDDFILASKNESLLKKYSIPAKNFEGFLFPDTYFFTPNMDATKVLDMMVNNFFSKVNTIPQFQGKTVSEYYKTVILASIVEREYRLEEEAPLIASVFTNRLQKNIGLYSCATIEYVITEIMGKPHPDVIKYEDLKIDSPYNTYKWAGLTPTPISNPGLVALEAAANPPKTGYYFFTLADERRGNHIFTKNFTSHIQAGSNFKTKKVASF; via the coding sequence ATGAAAAAAAAATCTTTTACTTCAAAAATATTCTTAATTTTACCGATTTTTGTAATCTTTTTTCTTCTGGGGCTTTCGTTTGTGAACTTATACGTTCCCCTTTCATTAAAAAAAACGGAAGAAAAAATTCGGGTTGAGATTCCTGCTGGAACGAGTGCAAAAAAAATTGCTCATATTTTAAAACAGAAAAATCTCATCCGTTCAGAGAAGTTTTTTTATCTTTCTTCTCGATTCCCTTTTGTTTTTGCTCATTCAAATCCTTATTCTCTAAAATCTGGGGTTTATAAAATTTCTTCTGATATGTCTGTAAAGCAAATATTGGCTTTGCTGGAATCTGGTCAGAACGAATACATAAAAACCGTTTTTCCAGAAGGACTTACAACTTCAAAAATTGCAGAGATTTTACAGGAAAAGGGTGTTTGTAGCAAAGATGATTTTATCCTTGCTTCAAAAAATGAATCTCTTTTAAAAAAATATTCTATCCCTGCTAAAAATTTTGAGGGCTTTTTATTTCCCGACACTTATTTTTTTACTCCAAATATGGATGCAACAAAAGTGCTCGATATGATGGTCAATAATTTTTTCTCCAAAGTGAATACAATTCCTCAGTTTCAGGGAAAAACTGTAAGTGAATATTATAAAACTGTTATCTTAGCTTCAATCGTAGAGCGCGAATATCGCCTTGAAGAAGAAGCCCCTTTGATTGCAAGCGTTTTTACAAACAGGCTTCAAAAAAACATTGGTCTTTATTCCTGTGCAACGATTGAATATGTCATTACGGAAATAATGGGAAAACCTCATCCTGATGTCATAAAGTATGAAGATTTAAAGATAGATTCGCCTTACAATACATACAAGTGGGCAGGATTAACTCCAACTCCAATTTCAAATCCTGGACTGGTCGCTTTAGAAGCCGCGGCAAATCCTCCAAAAACCGGCTATTATTTTTTTACTTTAGCCGATGAGAGAAGAGGAAATCATATTTTTACTAAGAATTTTACTTCTCATATTCAGGCGGGAAGCAATTTTAAAACAAAGAAGGTGGCATCTTTTTAA
- the dnaG gene encoding DNA primase, translating to MAGFISQESIDAVKNAADIVSVVSEYVKLDKRGSEFWGCCPFHGEKTASFHVVPEKNAYYCFGCHVGGTSSIKFIQEIEKLTFPEAVDFLAKKFGVALRYEDSGNIEYKVDRTKDDLKNLYNRLAGTFNYMLTQSEQGKMALAYIKSRGITDDVIEKFKFGYAPDDKYWLKRFLLGKNFTEDLLSKSGLFSKNYRDLSFFSDRFMIPIFDERGDCVAMSGRVIPPADESQRKYINSPETIIYSKKTTLFALNLAKKTMGEKGFAIICEGPMDCIAYHQAGITNAVASCGTSFTDEHIKKLKRYAFDKKEGSSCVYLSFDSDSAGKTATLKAILACRRQSITVKVIRLRGGKDPSEILLKYGAETLTADVNNAILDSDYLFESLSQEYAIDTPEGKAKVAMAYFQYIDALQTDIQKESHLDLLCQRLNLSRQAVLRDYNNREEGRKRLENRQENRNQKDFSIRKDAELRALLAVIADTNQFELMRRELNEDVFESPQAKELFIILEECYRQKSLSFSTICERCKNQELVQIITEGVMSGEYSKNTEKIVKDSIRLIKQRDLIRQRDYIIDRLKKLNKPSTPQEQEELKSLLHEKMNIDNLINS from the coding sequence ATGGCAGGTTTTATCTCTCAAGAATCGATAGATGCTGTAAAAAATGCAGCAGACATAGTTTCTGTAGTAAGTGAATATGTAAAATTAGACAAAAGAGGCTCAGAATTCTGGGGATGCTGTCCTTTTCACGGAGAAAAAACGGCATCGTTTCATGTTGTTCCTGAAAAAAACGCATATTATTGTTTTGGCTGTCATGTTGGAGGAACTTCTTCGATAAAATTCATTCAAGAAATCGAAAAACTGACTTTTCCAGAAGCGGTCGATTTTCTTGCAAAAAAATTTGGTGTTGCTTTACGATACGAAGATTCTGGAAATATCGAATACAAAGTTGACCGCACAAAAGATGATTTAAAAAATCTTTACAACAGGCTTGCAGGCACTTTTAACTACATGCTAACTCAATCAGAACAGGGAAAAATGGCACTTGCCTATATAAAATCGCGGGGAATTACAGACGATGTTATTGAAAAGTTTAAATTTGGTTATGCTCCAGATGATAAATATTGGTTAAAAAGATTTCTTCTTGGAAAAAACTTTACGGAAGATTTGCTCTCAAAATCTGGGCTTTTTTCAAAAAATTACAGGGATTTGAGTTTTTTTTCGGACAGGTTTATGATTCCGATTTTTGATGAAAGAGGCGACTGCGTTGCTATGAGTGGTCGAGTTATTCCTCCTGCTGACGAGTCGCAAAGAAAATATATAAACTCTCCGGAAACAATCATATATTCAAAAAAAACGACTTTGTTTGCGTTAAATCTTGCAAAAAAAACGATGGGGGAAAAAGGTTTTGCAATAATATGCGAAGGTCCAATGGACTGCATCGCCTATCATCAGGCAGGAATTACAAACGCAGTTGCTTCTTGTGGAACTTCTTTTACAGACGAGCATATAAAAAAACTAAAGCGTTATGCTTTTGACAAAAAAGAAGGCTCGTCCTGCGTCTATCTTTCGTTTGATTCGGATTCTGCCGGTAAAACTGCAACTTTAAAAGCGATTCTAGCCTGTAGAAGACAGTCAATCACTGTAAAGGTTATAAGGCTTAGAGGAGGGAAAGATCCTTCAGAAATTTTATTGAAATACGGTGCCGAAACATTGACGGCAGACGTGAATAACGCTATATTAGATTCCGATTATCTGTTTGAATCTTTGTCGCAAGAATATGCAATTGACACGCCAGAGGGCAAGGCTAAAGTCGCAATGGCTTATTTTCAGTACATAGATGCATTGCAAACTGATATTCAAAAAGAATCACACTTGGATCTGCTTTGCCAAAGGTTGAATCTATCTAGGCAAGCGGTTTTAAGGGATTATAACAACAGGGAAGAAGGACGAAAACGGTTAGAAAATCGTCAGGAAAATCGAAATCAAAAAGATTTTTCAATTCGTAAAGATGCGGAACTTCGAGCCTTGCTTGCAGTCATTGCAGACACGAATCAGTTTGAACTGATGAGGCGTGAGCTTAACGAAGATGTCTTTGAATCCCCACAAGCAAAAGAACTGTTCATTATTTTGGAGGAATGCTACCGACAAAAATCCCTTTCTTTTAGCACTATATGCGAGCGTTGTAAAAATCAAGAATTAGTCCAAATAATAACCGAAGGCGTTATGTCTGGCGAATATTCAAAAAACACGGAAAAGATTGTCAAAGACAGTATTAGGCTTATAAAGCAGAGGGATTTAATACGGCAAAGGGATTATATAATCGACAGGTTAAAAAAGTTGAATAAACCATCGACTCCTCAAGAACAAGAGGAACTAAAATCTCTTCTTCACGAAAAAATGAATATAGATAACCTTATAAACTCTTAA